One genomic segment of Ipomoea triloba cultivar NCNSP0323 chromosome 9, ASM357664v1 includes these proteins:
- the LOC116029919 gene encoding acid beta-fructofuranosidase 2, vacuolar-like, with product MLSWQRTAFHFQPMKNWMNDPNGPLFYKGWYHLFYQYNPESAVWGNIVWGHAVSRDLIHWRHLPIAMVPDHWYDANGVWTGSATFLPDGQLLMLYTGATNDYVQVQNLAYPEDLSDPLLLKWVKYEGNPVLVPPSGIGSRDFRDPTTAWYSEAQGRWHIMIGSKINRTGITMVFDTEDFKHFRLVNGLAHGVAGTGMWECVDFYPVSTTEGIGLDTSYVGPNIKHVLKTSLDDDRNDYYALGTYQEPGEKWRPDDPTIDAGIGLRYDYGTYYASKSFYDPSKKRRVNWGWITEIDSETSDLQKGWASLQGIPRTILFDNKTGTNLIQWPVEEVEKLRGQRSKFEKVEVKPGSVVQLDVGKADELDIVAEFEVEKDAFEKAVGSDIPYSCAAGAAQRGVLGPFGLLVIAKDDFSEHTPIYFYIAKDTKGNFKTFFCADHLRSSLANDVRKITYGSTVSVLDGENFSVRILVDHSIVESFGQGGRTCITSRIYPTSAVGEDAKVFVFNNATDATITASVEIWQMSEMDSAAPHNFNNWGTCTYIIFIVFFFLL from the exons ATGCTGAGTTGGCAAAGAACTGCCTTCCATTTTCAGCCtatgaaaaattggatgaatG ATCCTAATG gtCCATTATTCTACAAGGGATGGTATCATCTTTTCTATCAATACAACCCGGAGTCGGCGGTATGGGGGAACATTGTATGGGGGCATGCGGTGTCACGTGACTTGATCCACTGGCGCCACCTTCCCATTGCCATGGTTCCCGACCACTGGTACGACGCCAACGGCGTCTGGACCGGCTCCGCCACCTTCCTCCCCGACGGCCAGCTTCTCATGCTCTACACCGGAGCAACCAACGACTATGTACAG GTTCAAAATCTAGCGTACCCGGAAGATCTATCCGACCCGCTTTTGCTCAAATGGGTCAAGTATGAGGGTAACCCGGTCCTTGTTCCGCCCTCGGGAATCGGGTCCCGGGATTTCCGTGATCCCACAACTGCCTGGTACAGTGAAGCCCAGGGCAGGTGGCACATCATGATTGGTTCCAAGATTAACAGGACTGGGATCACCATGGTTTTTGACACCGAGGACTTCAAGCACTTCAGGCTGGTAAACGGGTTGGCCCATGGAGTTGCGGGTACGGGTATGTGGGAGTGTGTGGATTTTTACCCAGTTTCGACCACCGAAGGGATCGGGCTCGACACCTCGTACGTTGGGCCCAACATAAAGCATGTTTTGAAGACCAGCCTTGATGATGACCGGAATGACTATTATGCCCTTGGAACGTACCAGGAGCCGGGCGAGAAATGGAGGCCCGATGATCCCACCATCGACGCCGGCATCGGGTTAAGATATGATTATGGAACATATTATGCCTCTAAATCATTCTATGATCCATCAAAGAAGAGGAGAGTTAATTGGGGTTGGATTACTGAAATTGACAGTGAAACTTCTGATTTACAAAAGGGTTGGGCTTCACTTCAG GGCATACCAAGGACCATATTGTTTGACAACAAAACCGGCACCAACCTCATACAATGGCCAGTGGAGGAGGTTGAGAAGCTAAGAGGTCAAAGATCCAAATTTGAGAAGGTGGAGGTGAAACCAGGTTCGGTTGTACAACTTGACGTGGGAAAGGCGGATGAG TTGGATATCGTGGCGGAGTTTGAAGTTGAAAAGGATGCATTTGAAAAAGCAGTAGGAAGTGACATCCCATATAGTTGCGCAGCCGGAGCTGCCCAACGCGGTGTTTTAGGGCCGTTTGGCTTGCTTGTTATTGCTAAGGATGATTTTTCCGAGCACACTCCGATCTACTTCTACATTGCCAAGGATACAAAAGGAAATTTCAAAACTTTCTTCTGTGCTGATCACTTAAG GTCATCCCTGGCCAACGATGTAAGAAAGATAACCTATGGTAGCACAGTTTCTGTCCTCGACGGTGAAAATTTCTCAGTGCGAATATTG GTGGATCATTCAATAGTGGAGAGCTTTGGTCAAGGTGGAAGGACATGCATAACATCAAGAATCTATCCAACTAGTGCAGTTGGTGAAGATGCAAAGGTGTTTGTGTTCAACAATGCAACGGATGCCACCATTACCGCATCGGTTGAGATCTGGCAAATGTCTGAAATGGATTCTGCTGCTCCTCACAACTTCAACAACTGGGGAACTTGTACCTACATCATCTTCatcgtcttcttcttcctcttgtAG
- the LOC116030690 gene encoding monocopper oxidase-like protein SKU5: MASTLSMLLCISVLLLGLCSAEDPFAFYDFEVSYITASPLGVEQQVIAVNGKFPGPVINVTTNYNVVVNVRNKLDEELLMHWSGVQQRKSSWQDGVLGTNCPIPAKWNWTYQFQVKDQIGSFFYFPSLNFQRAAGGYGGFTINNRVIIPIPFDTPDGDITIMIGDWYTRNHTALRKTLEDGKELGMPDGVLINGKGPYRYNNSLVPDGIDYETITVHPGKTYRIRVSNVGISTSLNFRIQSHNLLLAESEGSYTVQQNYTSLDIHVGQSYSFLLTTDQNASSDYYIVASARFENETLWQRVTGVAILKYTNSKGKAHGPLPDPPNDEYDKTFSMNQARSIRWNVTASGARPNPQGSFRYGSINVTELYVLRNKPPIKIDGKQRTTLNEISFSNPKTPIRLADQFKLKGVYKLDFPTKPLTESPKMGTSVINGTYRGFMEIILQNNHTKVQTYHLSGYAFFVVGMDYGEWTENSRGTYNKWDGIARSTIQVYPGAWTAILISLDNVGIWNLRTENLDSWYRGQETYIRVVNPEATNKTELPMPDNTLFCGALQKMQKPQDVTSLATSIKGNTSKLSFTVLLLLLISAMLSV; this comes from the exons ATGGCCTCTACTCTGTCAATGCTGCTCTGCATTTCTGTGTTGCTGCTGGGGTTGTGTTCAGCTGAAGATCCATTTGCTTTCTATGACTTTGAGGTCTCCTACATTACTGCTTCTCCTCTTGGTGTGGAACAACAG GTTATTGCTGTTAATGGGAAATTTCCAGGGCCTGTTATCAATGTAACTACTAACTACAATGTTGTTGTTAATGTAAGGAACAAATTGGATGAAGAACTACTCATGCACTG GTCTGGTGTTCAGCAGAGGAAGAGTTCTTGGCAAGATGGGGTGTTGGGTACAAACTGTCCAATACCTGCAAAGTGGAACTGGACTTATCAGTTTCAGGTGAAAGACCAGATTGGGAGTTTCTTTTACTTCCCTTCCCTCAATTTTCAGAGAGCAGCAGGAGGCTATGGTGGATTTACAATCAATAACAGGGTTATAATTCCGATTCCTTTCGATACCCCAGACGGGGATATCACAATCATGATTGGAGATTGGTACACCCGAAACCACACG GCTCTGAGGAAAACTCTTGAAGACGGGAAAGAACTGGGAATGCCCGACGGTGTTCTCATTAATGGGAAAGGGCCTTACAGATACAATAACTCTCTCGTCCCTGATGGTATTGACTACGAAACCATTACAGTCCACCCGG GAAAGACTTACAGGATTCGTGTCAGCAACGTTGGGATATCGACGAGTTTGAACTTCAGAATTCAGAGTCACAACCTGCTTCTAGCGGAGTCAGAGGGGTCATACACAGTGCAACAGAACTATACTAGCTTAGATATTCATGTCGGGCAATCATACTCGTTTTTGCTAACCACAGATCAGAATGCGAGTTctgattattatattgttgcgAGCGCTAGGTTTGAGAACGAAACTTTATGGCAAAGGGTCACCGGGGTTGCCATCTTGAAATACACAAATTCAAAGGGGAAAGCACACGGTCCCCTCCCAGATCCACCAAATGATGAGTATGATAAAACCTTTTCCATGAACCAGGCCAGGTCTATAAG GTGGAATGTGACTGCGAGTGGGGCTCGTCCAAACCCTCAAGGCTCTTTCAGATATGGTTCGATCAATGTGACAGAGTTGTACGTTCTAAGGAACAAGCCACCAATTAAGATCGATGGGAAACAACGCACCACTCTTAACGAGATTTCGTTTTCTAATCCCAAGACTCCAATCAGGCTCGCAGACCAATTCAAGTTGAAGGGGGTGTATAAGCTCGATTTTCCCACTAAGCCACTTACAGAATCACCTAAGATGGGCACTTCAGTCATAAATGGTACCTATAGGGGATTTATGGAAATAATTTTGCAGAATAATCACACAAAGGTGCAAACCTATCACTTGAGTGGATACGCCTTTTTTGTGGTTGG GATGGATTATGGCGAGTGGACAGAAAATAGCAGAGGCACTTACAACAAGTGGGATGGAATTGCTCGCTCCACTATACAG GTTTACCCGGGGGCCTGGACAGCAATCTTGATCTCTCTTGACAATGTTGGAATATGGAACCTGAGAACAGAAAACCTCGACTCCTGGTACCGTGGTCAAGAAACATACATCAGGGTTGTGAATCCCGAGGCTACTAACAAGACTGAGTTGCCAATGCCAGACAACACCCTCTTCTGTGGTGCCCTTCAAAAAATGCAGAA gCCTCAAGACGTAACATCTCTGGCAACATCCATTAAGGGAAACACGTCGAAGCTGAGTTTCActgtgctgctgctgctgctgataTCTGCAATGCTTTCTGTATGA